The Thiohalophilus sp. genome has a window encoding:
- a CDS encoding class I SAM-dependent methyltransferase translates to MTQEKKTQDFGKNPLDVRDTDHYKDEYVSGFVDKWDELIDWDGRANSEGDFFIRLLQEHGAKKVLDVAAGTGFHSVRLLESGFEVTSGDGSPEMLAKAFENGRKRGHILRTVHADWRYLNKSVHDLYDAVICLGNSFTHLHSDNDRRKTLAEFYATLRHDGILILDQRNYDALLDHQVQPTHNYYYCGDNVKASPEHIDESLARFRYEFPDNSTFHLNMFPLRKEYVRKLMRDVGFQKVTTYGDFKETYREAEPDFFIHVAEKRYIEGENE, encoded by the coding sequence GTGACCCAAGAAAAGAAAACGCAAGATTTTGGTAAGAATCCTTTAGATGTCCGTGATACGGATCACTACAAAGACGAATATGTCTCCGGCTTCGTAGACAAGTGGGACGAGCTGATCGACTGGGACGGCCGCGCCAACAGCGAGGGCGACTTTTTTATTCGCCTGCTGCAGGAACACGGTGCCAAGAAGGTGCTGGACGTGGCAGCCGGGACCGGCTTTCATTCCGTGCGCCTGCTGGAGAGCGGCTTTGAAGTCACCAGCGGTGACGGCAGCCCCGAAATGCTGGCCAAGGCGTTTGAAAACGGCCGCAAACGCGGACACATCCTGCGTACCGTGCATGCCGACTGGCGCTATCTGAACAAGTCAGTACATGACCTGTACGACGCTGTCATTTGCCTGGGTAACTCCTTCACCCACCTGCATAGCGACAACGATCGGCGCAAGACCCTGGCCGAGTTTTACGCCACCTTGCGCCATGACGGTATTCTGATTCTGGACCAGCGTAACTATGACGCGCTGCTGGATCATCAGGTACAGCCGACGCATAACTACTACTATTGTGGTGATAATGTGAAGGCGAGTCCGGAGCATATCGACGAGTCTCTGGCCCGTTTCCGCTACGAGTTCCCGGACAATTCCACTTTCCATCTGAATATGTTCCCGCTGCGCAAGGAGTATGTGCGCAAGTTGATGCGTGACGTTGGCTTCCAGAAAGTGACCACCTACGGTGACTTCAAGGAAACCTACCGTGAAGCCGAGCCGGACTTCTTCATTCACGTAGCCGAAAAACGCTATATCGAAGGGGAGAACGAATGA
- a CDS encoding SAM-dependent methyltransferase has protein sequence MSKSYSDVVETARDYYNSEDADNFYFHVWGGEDIHIGLYQSEDEPIRDASRRTVEYMASKIQLTLDADKKVLDMGAGYGGVARYLARTYGCQVVALNLSERENERDRKMNQEQGLDHLIEVWDGSFESVDAGDASFDVVWSQDSILHSSERAKVVAEAARVLKPGGELIMTDPMQVDDCPEGVLQPVYDRIHLPSLGSIEFYREAAKQNGLEEIEVEEMTENLVKHYGRVRRELEQNRDSITDKVSDAYIDRMITGLGHWVDAGSKGYLRWGILHFRKA, from the coding sequence ATGAGCAAGAGCTATTCCGATGTCGTAGAAACGGCCCGCGATTATTACAACAGCGAGGATGCCGATAATTTCTATTTCCACGTCTGGGGTGGCGAGGACATTCACATCGGCCTGTATCAGTCCGAGGATGAGCCGATTCGTGATGCCAGCCGGCGCACCGTCGAGTACATGGCTTCCAAGATCCAACTCACGCTCGACGCCGACAAAAAGGTGCTCGACATGGGGGCCGGCTACGGCGGCGTGGCCCGCTACCTGGCCAGGACCTATGGTTGCCAGGTGGTCGCCCTGAATCTGAGCGAGCGGGAAAACGAGCGCGATCGCAAGATGAACCAGGAACAGGGCCTGGACCACCTGATCGAGGTATGGGACGGCAGTTTCGAATCGGTCGATGCCGGGGATGCCAGTTTCGACGTGGTCTGGTCACAGGATTCCATCCTGCACAGCAGCGAGCGGGCCAAAGTGGTCGCCGAAGCCGCGCGGGTGCTCAAGCCCGGTGGCGAGCTGATCATGACCGATCCGATGCAGGTCGACGACTGTCCGGAGGGCGTGTTGCAGCCGGTCTACGACCGGATTCACCTGCCCTCACTGGGGTCCATCGAGTTTTATCGCGAAGCGGCCAAACAGAACGGTCTGGAAGAGATCGAAGTGGAGGAGATGACCGAAAACCTGGTCAAGCACTACGGCCGGGTTCGTCGCGAGCTGGAGCAGAATCGTGACAGCATCACCGACAAGGTCTCCGATGCCTATATCGATCGCATGATCACCGGCCTGGGCCACTGGGTCGACGCCGGCAGCAAGGGCTATCTGCGCTGGGGCATCCTGCACTTTCGCAAGGCGTAA